The following proteins come from a genomic window of Synechococcus sp. NB0720_010:
- a CDS encoding PHP domain-containing protein, translating to MRHPLIPVLQSVTAECCPTRLNFHCHTTNSDGSLAPEALAQQALSIGLEHLAVTDHHSTAAFLPIQRWFEQQLESGMSPPQLWSGIEISCLLEGCLVHVLGLGFDPEHPALEPYRQGQAPIGEALKASEVRRRLHSAGGLALLAHPGRYRLPFQRLIPAAADLGFDGAEAYYDYDMQPQWRPTPLVCDSVSELLTKHALLRSCGTDTHGFELCGR from the coding sequence GTGCGCCATCCCCTGATTCCGGTCCTGCAATCCGTCACGGCTGAATGCTGCCCAACGCGGCTGAATTTCCACTGCCACACCACAAACAGCGATGGCAGCCTCGCGCCTGAGGCCTTGGCCCAGCAGGCCCTCTCCATCGGCCTGGAGCACTTGGCGGTCACCGATCACCACAGCACTGCTGCTTTTTTGCCAATCCAGCGCTGGTTTGAGCAGCAGCTGGAGAGCGGGATGAGCCCGCCCCAACTCTGGAGTGGCATCGAGATCAGCTGCCTGCTGGAGGGCTGCCTTGTTCATGTCCTCGGTCTTGGTTTTGATCCCGAACACCCTGCGCTGGAGCCCTATCGCCAGGGCCAAGCTCCGATCGGGGAAGCGCTGAAGGCCAGCGAGGTCAGGCGCCGGCTCCATTCCGCTGGGGGATTGGCGTTGCTGGCCCACCCCGGCCGCTATCGACTGCCGTTTCAGCGATTGATCCCCGCTGCCGCAGATCTGGGGTTCGATGGGGCCGAGGCCTACTACGACTACGACATGCAGCCGCAATGGCGTCCGACGCCGTTGGTGTGCGACTCGGTCTCAGAACTTCTGACCAAACACGCACTTCTGCGAAGTTGCGGTACCGATACCCATGGGTTCGAGCTTTGTGGCCGCTAG